The Calorimonas adulescens genomic interval ATATACTCTTCCTTCAAAGTCCTGAAAAATCGCTCTATGTTAGGATTTCTCTCCGGGGATCTTACAGGTATTCGCTCGTGTAATATACCCTGGCGTTTGCAAAAATCATGAAATTCCTTGGATTTAAACTGAGGACCGTTATCTGTTCGGATTGTGAGATTTCCTTGAATATTCCTTGTGAGCATAGATTTTAAAACTGTTTTTACAACATCATGGCCTGTTATAGAAAAACCCGCTTTATATCCCACTATTTCCAAGGTGTATGTATCTATTATACCAAGGACGAAAATAATCCTGGGGAAAAGGGTTATATATGTGATGTCCATCTGCCAATGAGTATTAGGTGCATTTACTGCAACTTTTTTAAAGGCTATTAGACATTCCTGAGGTTTATTATGTCTTTCTATTGGCAAGAGAAGGTCCATTTCCTTACATAGCCTGTATACCTTCTTCTTGTTAATCTTTATACCAAACTGAAATCTCA includes:
- a CDS encoding DDE-type integrase/transposase/recombinase, producing the protein MDLLLPIERHNKPQECLIAFKKVAVNAPNTHWQMDITYITLFPRIIFVLGIIDTYTLEIVGYKAGFSITGHDVVKTVLKSMLTRNIQGNLTIRTDNGPQFKSKEFHDFCKRQGILHERIPVRSPERNPNIERFFRTLKEEY